The nucleotide window AGTGTCCTCGTGGACAGTGACGACCGGTATCGGCGACTCTCGTATCGTCTTTTCTGCGACGTTTCCGAAGACGTATCGGTTGAGGCCTGTCCGACCGGTCGTCCCCATCACGATGCAGTCCACACCATGCTCAGCGGCGTAATCGAGGACATCCTCGTGAACCGAGCCGTCGCTTTCTAGCACTGCCACCGTTGTCTTGACATCTGCATCCGCCGCCATCTCAGCCACCACGTTTGCGGCTTCTTCGCTACGATGGCTGCGCATCTCTTCCCCCTCGTCTTCGTCTGGCGGACGTTCATTGGGTTCGAAAACGTGGACGACGTGTAACTCAGCGTCGAACTGGCGGGCGAGTACAATGGCCGCTTCGGCACCTGCTTCTGCGGTGTCACTACCGTCTGTCGGTACTAGGATTCGGTCGAACATTGGCACCCACGTAAGGTCGTTGTCCCTCAAACAAGTCAACTGTTACCCCAAACGGGCCGACTGTTGTCCCTAAGCGGTCGACTCGGGTGAAGGTTCTCGTATCGTGGAAACTCACTTGGAACGAATCTCACACGGATGCAGGGAGGAAGCTCACGGAGCTAGTTGTAGGATGACTTAGTTGGAAAATAAGACACTGATTTATCCTTTTGGCGGACGAATTATTCGGTTATGGTGCTCGATGTCGAGAGTCCAGACCCACCCGACCTGACGAACCGTGGTTTACCCAGTGAGTTCGAAGCTCCGGAAGTACTTGGGACGAGCAACCTCCGTCGGGAAGAGTTAGAGGAGATTCTACGAGATGGTGCGTGGAATGAGGCTTTCAGTGAATGGGCCACGTACACGGATTTGACCGAAGAGGAGTACCAAACTATCCGTGGTCGTGGGCTCTTCGAACAACTGGACTTCTATTGGGACCCGGTCGAGGAGCGACTTCGATTCGAAGTGCCGAATCCCCCGGCGGAGTGGTCCACCCGAGAGGACCTCGTATCGAATGCTCGGGCGGAGTTGACCGACCTCGGACACGCAGTCGTTGAAATGCTCGAGGACGCATACGTCGACTGGGGCGAAGAAGAGACCTCTGACGCCGTCTGGAGGGAAGAAGCACTCGGTGAAGAATCGCCGTACAAAGATTGACGATACTGCTGTGTCGAATAGACAGATGACGTTGGGTTGAAGTCGACTTTCTCGACTTCCTTGAGGAGTGTAACCGTCTGGGCGAACAAGCGGTGGAGAAGCACGCGGCTTTGGCCGGGTAGGTCGCTGAAGCGGTCGCGGTAGGTCTGCTTAGGGAATCCTCGGAATGTAATTGAATTCCCATGTGTCAGTGCACCATGGGATATATACACACTATAACTCTCTAGCCGCAGACCATTTAACGGGGTTTTCCATTGATGTGGATAGCTAATTGGAACGACGGTTGAGCTGTCGTTCGAACGGACATCCATGCGCACTGAATCACACGAAGTAATCGACGAACTGACGGAATCGAAGGGAACCGATTTAGACGATTTTACCGGCTACGAGGACGGAGAGAGCTACGTCGTCTGTGACAAAACGAACGCGAACGCTTGGATTCGGTCGGACGTTACGACCCAACTCCCACCCTGAGCAACTAGCAATCTGAGTGAGTAACAAGCAGTCTGAGGGCAGCACCGGCAAGCCGAATCTGTCTGGCGGCGGCCATGCTTCCTCGTACTCGTCCTATAATGCTGTAGACCTATGGGTACGGACGGGGAGGGGTCCACGGACCTCACGACACTCAGCTCACCGGCAGTCTTTGCAGACGTACTCCGTTCCCGGACCGAGTTGGTCCCACTCGGGGCGAGCGATGTATGCGCCGCATTCCTTACACCACGTCCAGTATACCATCCGTTCGTGAGCCAGCACGTCGCCAGCCGAGCGCTCCCCACTCGAATTACGACGGATTTCGATGTGTGTCTCCGTCACGGCGGTGACGGTACCGTCGATGGATGCGTGCTGGCTATTGCTGATGCCGTCCTGTCCCGGAACGGCAATCATCGCCCCCTCGGTAACCTCTGTTCCCTCTTCGACGATTGGATGACTCTTTGCGACGATGTCGCCGAAGCTCGGGTTGGTAATGAGCGGAATGCGAACGACGTCCGGTTCGACTGGCGTCGGTTCTGTCTCGTGGTCGCCCGACCAGTCGTAGGCGCTGAGGACATTGACTCGACCGTTGCCGAGTGTATTCTCGGCGACTACATCTTTGTCGAGTACAAGTACACAGTTGGTCCGCTTGCTCACGCCGAACTCGGAAGGTGGCCCCTCGACTTCGAAACACCAACCGGGACCACCGTCGGCGAGCGTTTCGTCGTCGTCCAGTTCCGCGGACTTCCTACCGGCGGCGTCAAGAAGTGTCGTGGCTGGCGTTCCGACCGGAACTTCGAGGAATCGGTGGCGAGGGACGTTTCCGTCGACGTGGACGAACTTCCGCGTCACGGTCTCGCCCTTGTCCAGCGCGTGGAAGATGTTGAACATCGTTTCGGTGTTCTGGACAATCCATCCGTGGTCCATCGGTAACTCGTTCTGCAGGACGACGTCGGCGACGAGTCTGAGCAGGACGCTCTCCATCCCGTACTCGTATCTGTCGTCGGTGTATGCGAACACCACACCCGACTCGTCGGCTGGGTCAATCGGTAGCTGTTCTGCCGTGTATACTGTCCCGTCCAAGGCAGCTTCGAGTTCTCCCATCCATTGCGCTTGGTTGGTCTCTTTGGCGCAGATGACGATCAACTCGAGCGTTTCTTCGAGGAGTGCGTCGAATAACGACGCCAAATCCTCTGTGTGGGTCTTGCCTAACCACTTGTCGATGTAGTAGACTGGCTCGCTCTCCTGGTGGTTTACGAGGAGAAACGATACCTCATCGAGGCGTTCCCACTTCGCGTGCGTCGGGAACCCTGCTCCACCAGCACCTGCGATTCCGGCGTTACGAAGTGTTGTGGCAATCTCCGGTACCTCCGCCTGTCCAAGCCGCTGGAGGTTTACGCTCATAGTCCTATTCTAGAGTTTCTTTCTAACGCCTCTATAGCATTTCTGCTATGAATAGCAATTTCGAGATATATGATAGGTAATAACCAACATCGCTCTTATGTAGAGCTGAGGAACGACCGTGTAGTTACGGTGAACGAGCCGAAATCATGAGGTTATGCCTCAGACTCAGCCAGCGTTCGGTGGAATGCTTCGCCAGCTCGTTGATCTTGGATTGTTCGAGTTGGACACCGAGCCGCTCGATGCCGTCATTGAGCGGCGACTCAAGGAGTTCTGGGAGTATACCACGTGTCCTCGCTGCGGCCACCCCAGCATTCACACGTGGGAGTCGTCCGACCGCGTTATCTGCCGAAACTGCGATTTTAAACCGGTCTACACCTATGGCACGCCCTTCCACGAGAAGCACCTCACCACCGGAGAGGTGCTTCTCGCGTACCTCCTCTATGCAGACACGTTGCTCAGTATCTCTCAAATCGCGGTTGTGCTCGACAGGGCGTACAAGACCGTCTATTACGCGATTCGAGAGGTGGAAGCCGCGGTCACGCGCGGCTTCCCCCTCGTCTGGGAGCAATTCCAACACTCCATCTCGGGCCCAACGCAAATCGACGAATCGAGCACGGTCTGTTCAGGCTACAAAGGCCAAGACCCGCCGCGGACCAGTCGGTACCGCGGCGGGTCGTCCCGATCGGGGCGCTCACGATGGAAGGGCCGTCACGGAGACCAGATAACGCTCGTCGCGGCGTGCCGCGACGTGCTTCGGGTGATTCGCGGTCACCTTGGAATCAGCTACCAGGGAGACCTCGAACCGGTACTGCAAGAGGCTGAAGACCTCTCCCAGCGGCTGGGAGAGGTCTGGACTGATGGACTCCAAGCGTATCGAGAGATGGAGTACGACCACCGAACCGTTATCCACGACGAACGGTACGTTTCGGCCGACGGCGTCCACATCAACCAAGTCGAGTGCCTCTTCTCGCTAGTCAAACCGTGGCTGCGGAAGTTTCGCGGCCTGTCCAAGCAGGGCTTGGAGCAGGCCGCTCACACCTTCGGGCTCATTCGCTCGCTGAATCTGGTCGGCGCATCCCTCGAAATCGTCGTCGATTGCCTTGCTACGGGGTCACTCCACAGTTCTACATAAGAGCGACCAACATAGT belongs to Haloferax mediterranei ATCC 33500 and includes:
- a CDS encoding DUF7331 family protein; amino-acid sequence: MRTESHEVIDELTESKGTDLDDFTGYEDGESYVVCDKTNANAWIRSDVTTQLPP
- a CDS encoding NADH dehydrogenase, translating into MSVNLQRLGQAEVPEIATTLRNAGIAGAGGAGFPTHAKWERLDEVSFLLVNHQESEPVYYIDKWLGKTHTEDLASLFDALLEETLELIVICAKETNQAQWMGELEAALDGTVYTAEQLPIDPADESGVVFAYTDDRYEYGMESVLLRLVADVVLQNELPMDHGWIVQNTETMFNIFHALDKGETVTRKFVHVDGNVPRHRFLEVPVGTPATTLLDAAGRKSAELDDDETLADGGPGWCFEVEGPPSEFGVSKRTNCVLVLDKDVVAENTLGNGRVNVLSAYDWSGDHETEPTPVEPDVVRIPLITNPSFGDIVAKSHPIVEEGTEVTEGAMIAVPGQDGISNSQHASIDGTVTAVTETHIEIRRNSSGERSAGDVLAHERMVYWTWCKECGAYIARPEWDQLGPGTEYVCKDCR
- a CDS encoding IS1595 family transposase gives rise to the protein MPQTQPAFGGMLRQLVDLGLFELDTEPLDAVIERRLKEFWEYTTCPRCGHPSIHTWESSDRVICRNCDFKPVYTYGTPFHEKHLTTGEVLLAYLLYADTLLSISQIAVVLDRAYKTVYYAIREVEAAVTRGFPLVWEQFQHSISGPTQIDESSTVCSGYKGQDPPRTSRYRGGSSRSGRSRWKGRHGDQITLVAACRDVLRVIRGHLGISYQGDLEPVLQEAEDLSQRLGEVWTDGLQAYREMEYDHRTVIHDERYVSADGVHINQVECLFSLVKPWLRKFRGLSKQGLEQAAHTFGLIRSLNLVGASLEIVVDCLATGSLHSST